From Panicum hallii strain FIL2 chromosome 2, PHallii_v3.1, whole genome shotgun sequence, a single genomic window includes:
- the LOC112883047 gene encoding pectin acetylesterase 12-like: MASRVVAVILAVLAGASAAHGSEPWWNETQVYGTNANSGGSTGVFVGLTLIQSAAAKGAVCLDGSLPGYHLHRGFGSGANSWLVNLEGGGWCNDVSSCVFRKGSRRGSSNHMERQLQFTGIMSNRPGENPDFYNWNRVKVRYCDGGSFTGDGSNAAAGLYFRGQRIWQAAMDDLMAQGMRYANQALLAGCSAGGVSTILHCDEFRGLFPSNTRVKCLADAGMFLDTVDVRGRREMRSFFDGIVRLQGSGRSLPRSCTTHMDKTSCFFPQNVVPNIQTPTFILNTAYDVWQLQQSVAPKTADPQGLWSKCRTNHAYCNSNQLQFLQGFRNQMLDSVRGFSASRQNGMFINSCFAHCQSERQDTWYANNSPRLGNKRIAEAVGDWFLERGDAKYTDCAYPCDNTCHHLVFRGDH, encoded by the exons ATGGCTTCTCGTGTTGTTGCCGTGATTCTTGCCGTCCTTGCGGGAGCAAGCGCCGCCCATGGCTCGGAGCCGTGGTGGAACGAGACGCAGGTGTACGGCACCAACGCCAACTCCGGCGGCAGCACCGGCGTCTTCGTTGGCCTGACACTCATCCAGTCGGCGGCCGCCAAGGGAGCCG TGTGCTTGGATGGAAGCTTACCGGGTTACCACCTGCACCGAGGGTTTGGATCAGGAGCAAACAGTTGGCTTGTCAACCTGGAG GGTGGAGGCTGGTGCAATGATGTTAGCAGCTGTGTGTTCCGCAAGGGCAGTCGCCGTGGGTCGTCAAATCACATGGAGAGGCAGCTCCAGTTTACTGGGATAATGAGTAACAGACCTGGGGAGAATCCTG ATTTCTACAACTGGAACAGAGTGAAGGTCCGGTACTGTGATGGTGGATCCTTCACTGGTGATGGTTCTAATGCG GCTGCAGGCCTTTATTTCCGAGGTCAGCGCATTTGGCAGGCTGCTATGGATGACCTGATGGCCCAAGGAATGCGTTATGCTAATCAG GCCCTTCTTGCTGGATGCTCTGCTGGTGGTGTTTCTACCATACTTCACTGTGATGAATTCCGTGGGCTGTTTCCATCAAATACCAGAGTCAAATGCCTGGCTGATGCTGGAATGTTTCTTGACAC TGTTGATGTTCGGGGTCGTCGGGAAATGAGATCCTTCTTCGATGGCATTGTGAGATTGCAG GGTTCTGGAAGAAGTTTGCCTAGGTCTTGCACCACCCACATGGACAAAACCTCG TGCTTTTTCCCGCAGAATGTGGTGCCAAACATCCAGAccccaactttcattttgaacactgcCTATGATGTGTGGCAG CTTCAACAAAGCGTGGCCCCCAAAACCGCTGACCCCCAAGGTCTATGGTCAAAATGTAGGACGAACCATGCCTATTGTAATAGCAATCAACTTCAGTTTTTACAAG GTTTCAGGAACCAAATGCTTGATTCTGTGAGGGGTTTCTCTGCATCAAGGCAAAATGGCATGTTCATCAACTCATGTTTTGCTCACTGTCAGAGCGAGAGGCAGGATACATGGTATGCAAACAACTCACCACGTCTCGGTAACAAG AGAATTGCTGAAGCTGTCGGGGACTGGTTCTTGGAGAGGGGAGACGCGAAGTACACTGACTGCGCATACCCTTGCGATAACACCTGCCATCATCTCGTCTTCAGGGGAGACCATTAA
- the LOC112882235 gene encoding phosphate metabolism protein 8-like — translation MESYTAGAKFDCLLFDIDDTLYPLSVGLNQACRDNIQGYMLNKLHIEESQVPKMCLDLYKEHGTTMAGLKVSGYDFDYDDFHGCVHGRLPYEKLKPDPVLRQLLISLPQRKIIFTNSDKTHAATVLKKLGLEGCFDAIICFETLNPPTEQDDIDSGRRGILCKPSVESMEAVIEIAKLDAERTVFFDDSARNIAAGKAAGFHTVVVGSSSLVPGADVALESIHNIKEALPELWVEADGEHLDAMLRAAAVETTVLA, via the exons ATGGAATCGTACACTGCAGGAGCCAAATTTGATTGCTTACTATTTG ATATTGATGACACTCTCTATCCACTGAGCGTAGGACTCAACCAAGCTTGCCGTGACAACATACAAG GATACATGCTGAACAAGCTGCATATTGAAGAGAGCCAGGTTCCAAAAATGTGCCTCGATTTGTACAAGGAGCATGGAACCACAATGGCTGGTCTCAAG GTTTCGGGCTATGATTTCGACTACGATGACTTCCACGGTTGCGTTCATGGAAGACTGCCGTATGAGAAGCTGAAGCCTGACCCTGTCCTAAGGCAGCTGCTGATCTCCCTGCCACAGAGGAAGATC ATTTTCACCAACTCTGACAAAACCCATGCGGCTACGGTCCTGAAGAAGCTCGGGCTAGAGGGCTGCTTCGATGCCATCATCTGCTTCGAGACCCTGAACCCGCCAACCGAACAAGACGACATCGACAGTGGTCGCAGGGGAATCCTGTGCAAGCCGTCTGTGGAGTCCATGGAAGCTGTCATAGAGATCGCCAAGCTCGATGCCGAGAGAACG GTGTTCTTCGACGACAGTGCGCGCAACATTGCCGCAGGGAAGGCGGCCGGCTTCCACACCGTCGTG GTGGGGAGCTCGTCGCTGGTGCCGGGCGCGGACGTGGCACTGGAGAGCATCCACAACATCAAGGAGGCGCTGCCGGAGCTGTGGGTGGAGGCCGACGGCGAGCACCTCGACGCGATGCTCCGTGCTGCCGCCGTGGAGACCACGGTGCTCGCATGA
- the LOC112882658 gene encoding ras-related protein RABA5a produces the protein MAYDGDEEQSQDYLFKIVLLGDSSVGKSNLLARFARNEFYPNSKSTIGVEFQTQKLVIDGKEIKAQIWDTAGQERFRAVTSAYYRGAVGALLVYDISRRQTFDSVGRWLNELHTHSDMNVITILVGNKTDLKHAREVSTAEGQALAEAQGLFFMETSALDSSNVAAAFQTVVKEIYSILSRKVFQSQEQKRSELQSLSNGKAVVLQCETNETSSGGSWCCSS, from the exons ATGGCCTATGATGGAGATGAAGAACAGAGCCAGGATTATCTATTCAAAATCGTTCTGCTCGGTGATTCCTCTGTTGGTAAATCAAACTTACTAGCAAGATTTGCAAGGAATGAGTTCTACCCAAACTCCAAGTCCACTATAGGAGTGGAGTTCCAGACGCAAAAGTTGGTAATTGATGGAAAGGAAATTAAAGCTCAGATATGGGACACTGCTGGACAAGAGCGCTTCAGAGCAGTTACATCTGCTTACTACCGAGGCGCTGTTGGAGCTCTCCTTGTTTATGATATTAGCAGGCGCCAGACTTTTGATAGTGTTGGTCGATGGCTTAATGAACTGCATA CTCATTCCGATATGAATGTCATCACAATTCTGGTGGGCAATAAAACCGATCTGAAGCATGCTCGTGAGGTGAGCACTGCAGAAGGCCAAGCCTTGGCTGAGGCTCAGGGCCTCTTCTTCATGGAAACCTCAGCCCTAGACTCGTCAAATGTTGCAGCAGCTTTTCAAACTGTTGTTAAGGAGATCTACAGCATACTAAGCCGGAAGGTATTTCAATCTCAAGAGCAGAAGAGAAGCGAGCTGCAGTCATTAAGCAACGGGAAGGCTGTGGTGCTGCAGTGCGAGACCAATGAAACAAGCAGTGGTGGGAGTTGGTGCTGTTCCTCATAA
- the LOC112879561 gene encoding uncharacterized protein LOC112879561 isoform X2: MPAPPPPAMGPTPAGVSAAYVPAPVPVQARPWSGSRSPITWVRFVVGLLLLVLLGYAFIEWGLPFLSEKVIMPIIQWEAKSFRRPMLAVVIIASLALFPIVFLPSGPAMWLTGIIFGYGFGFLIIMAGITIGMSIPYWIGLLFRDRLNLWLEKRWPRQIALIKLAGEGSWFQQFRVVALLRISPFPYALLNYAVTVTEMKFNPYICGSVVGMIPDVFINIYSGRLIRTLAELNYRKHRMTIVEIVYNIVSVIVAVVFAIGFTIYARRALDNMERSGICSEPVGVPASSTEFRDNLQGCSTARSVPIDVV; this comes from the exons AtgccggcgccgccaccgccggcgatGGGCCCGACCCCGGCGGGTGTGAGCGCGGCGTATGTGCCTGCGCCCGTACCTGTACAGGCGCGGCCTTGGTCGGGGTCGAGGTCGCCCATCACGTGGGTGAGGTTCGTGGTTGGATTGCTGCTTCTGGTGCTGCTGGGCTACGCGTTCATCGAATGGGGCCTCCCCTTTCTCTCCGAGAAG GTGATCATGCCGATTATTCAATGGGAAGCAAAATCTTTTCGACGTCCCATGTTAGCGGTCGTGATAATTGCTTCTCTAGCACTTTTCCCCATTGTGTTCCTGCCTTCTGGTCCAGCAATGTGGCTAACAGGAATAATTTTCGGCTATGGCTTCGGCTTCTTAATCATCATGGCTGGGATCACCATCGGCATGTCAATACCTTATTGGATTGGCTTATTGTTTCGTGACCGCCTAAAT CTCTGGTTAGAAAAGAGATGGCCACGGCAGATTGCTCTGATTAAACTGGCTGGTGAAGGGAGTTGGTTCCAACAATTCCGTGTGGTTGCATTGCTAAGAATCTCACCATTCCCATATGCACTGCTTAACTACGCCGTAACTGTCACTGAGATGAAGTTCAACCCTTACATTTGTGGGTCGGTTGTTGGGATGATTCCTGATGTGTTCATCAACATCTACAG TGGGCGGCTGATACGCACATTGGCAGAGCTCAACTATCGCAAGCATCGAATGACAATAGTTGAGATAGTGTACAACATTGTCTCTGTTATTGTCGCCGTTGTCTTTGCGATTGGATTTACAATATATGCAAGAAGAGCTCTGGATAACATGGAACGTTCAGGCATCTGTTCCGAACCTGTCGGCGTCCCTGCTTCATCGACTGAGTTCAGAGATAACCTTCAAGGTTGCTCAACTGCACGTTCTGTGCCAATTGATGTTGTATAA
- the LOC112879673 gene encoding uncharacterized protein LOC112879673, giving the protein MGRGRNRKPRNFATFRLCPRPGAADASDRVFVRVDDNPYSVPGFTDDGGGPSSSTAVGGDDEPSSSSADDGGGALPEHVRHEILELGLPDDGYDYLAHLRELRPSLSSTGGGGSSAVFLPSRRRPTRSGPPVDVKAYDLSRAPLGSGEVAVAMRRVEEAIDLDVAKLLDGSDLPAVESGDEDLEEDFVILANQSDEEQQIEEEEKNIGGGKEKAQQQHREQFDSLALEESGGGEDAVKYCATTVSRSYLSIHPGKILVPENAKKKLPKFSTGETSMKKAIIKKGIENLPAEHLPQRKTWSDETSNQGPYKEPKVEAKES; this is encoded by the exons ATGGGCCGAGGCCGCAACCGTAAGCCCCGCAACTTCGCCACGTTCCGCCTCTGCCcgcgccccggcgccgccgacgCCTCCGACCGCGTCTTCGTCCGCGTCGACGACAACCCCTACTCCGTCCCCGGCTTcaccgacgacggcggcggcccctcGTCCTCCACCGCCGTTGGAGGCGACGATGAGCCCTCGTCCTCCTCGGCCGACGACGGCGGGGGCGCCCTCCCCGAGCACGTCCGCCACGAGATCCTGGAGCTCGGCCTCCCCGACGACGGGTACGACTACCTCGCCCACCTCCGCGAGCTccgcccctccctctcctccaccggcggcggtggctccTCCGCCGTGTTCctccccagccgccgccgccccacgcgCTCCGGCCCCCCCGTGGACGTCAAG GCGTACGACTTGAGTCGTGCTCCGCTTGGTTCCGGGGAGGTTGCGGTGGCGATGAGGCGGGTCGAGGAGGCTATCGACCTGGATGTCGCGAAGCTGCTTGACGGGAGTGATTTGCCGGCCGTTGAGTCCGGTGATGAGGATTTGGAGGAGGATTTTGTTATCCTTGCAAATCAGTCAGATGAGGAGCAGCAGATtgaggaggaagagaagaacATTGGTGGGGGCAAGGAGAAGGCCCAGCAACAGCACCGTGAGCAGTTTGATTCG CTTGCTTTGGAAGAATCTGGTGGCGGTGAAGACGCTGTTAAGTATTGTGCAACTACTGTTTCTAGATCATATCTCAGTATTCACCCTGGGAAAATTCTAGTTCCAGAAAATGCTAAAAAGAAACTTCCAAAATTTTCTACTGGAGAAACAAGTATGAAAAAGGCCATCATCAAAAAAGGAATTGAGAACCTTCCTGCAGAGCACTTACCTCAAAGGAAAACTTGGAGTGATGAAACTTCAAATCAGGGACCCTACAAGGAACCAAAAGTGGAGGCTAAAGAAAGCTAG
- the LOC112880754 gene encoding uncharacterized protein C24B11.05-like, producing the protein MEPYADGAKFDCLLFDMDDTLYPLSLGINLACRKNIQDYMLHKLQIEESQVPKMCLDLYKEYGTTMAGLKLLGYDFDYDDFHACVHGTLPYEKLKPDPVLRQLLLSLPQRKIIFTNSDKAHAARVLEKLGLEDCFEGIICFETLNPPTEQDANEQKNADEADTDAASEAGSPDPPRRGTILCKPSLESMEAVIEIAKLDAKRTVFFDDSARNIAAGKAAGFHTVIVGTSALVAGADVALESIHNIKEALPELWDAAGEHVQVVLRAAAVETTVLA; encoded by the exons ATGGAGCCATACGCTGATGGCGCCAAATTTGATTGCTTGCTATTTG ACATGGACGACACCCTGTACCCACTGAGCTTAGGGATCAACTTAGCATGCCGCAAGAACATACAAG ATTATATGCTCCACAAGCTGCAGATTGAAGAGAGCCAGGTTCCCAAGATGTGCCTAGATTTGTACAAGGAGTATGGAACCACAATGGCCGGCCTCAAG CTTTTGGGCTATGATTTCGACTATGACGACTTCCACGCATGTGTCCATGGTACACTGCCGTATGAGAAGCTGAAGCCTGACCCCGTCCTGAGGCAGCTGCTACTTTCCTTGCCACAGAGGAAGATA ATTTTCACCAACTCAGACAAGGCCCATGCGGCAAGAGTCCTGGAGAAGCTTGGGCTAGAGGACTGCTTCGAAGGCATCATCTGCTTCGAGACCCTGAACCCGCCAACCGAACAAGACGCCAACGAACAGAAGAATGCAGATGAAGCTGACACTGATGCTGCCAGCGAAGCTGGGTCTCCAGACCCTCCTCGCAGAGGAACAATCCTGTGCAAGCCGTCTCTGGAGTCCATGGAAGCTGTCATCGAGATCGCCAAGCTCGACGCCAAGAGAACG GTGTTCTTCGACGACAGTGCGCGCAACATCGCCGCGGGGAAGGCCGCCGGCTTCCACACCGTCATT GTCGGGACCTCAGCGCTGGTGGCGGGCGCGGACGTGGCGCTGGAGAGCATCCACAACATCAAGGAGGCCCTGCCGGAGCTCTGGGACGCCGCCGGCGAGCACGTCCAGGTGGTcctccgggccgccgccgttgaGACCACGGTGCTCGCATGA
- the LOC112879561 gene encoding uncharacterized protein LOC112879561 isoform X1, giving the protein MTEVPPAAPGAQATAAASPAGVRGEQASTSRGTGSPSRGGAGGGGPGRSAGGDEHARLVVAMPAPPPPAMGPTPAGVSAAYVPAPVPVQARPWSGSRSPITWVRFVVGLLLLVLLGYAFIEWGLPFLSEKVIMPIIQWEAKSFRRPMLAVVIIASLALFPIVFLPSGPAMWLTGIIFGYGFGFLIIMAGITIGMSIPYWIGLLFRDRLNLWLEKRWPRQIALIKLAGEGSWFQQFRVVALLRISPFPYALLNYAVTVTEMKFNPYICGSVVGMIPDVFINIYSGRLIRTLAELNYRKHRMTIVEIVYNIVSVIVAVVFAIGFTIYARRALDNMERSGICSEPVGVPASSTEFRDNLQGCSTARSVPIDVV; this is encoded by the exons ATGACGGAAGTCCCACCAGCTGCTCCTGGCGCCCAAGCAACCGCGGCGGCGTCCCCGGCGGGCGTGCGCGGTGAGCAGGCAAGCAC CTCGCGGGGGACGGGTTCGCCGAGCCGCGGAGGAGCCGGAGGTGGAGGGCCCGGGCGGAGCGCGGGGGGAGACGAGCACGCGCGTCTGGTCGTGGCGAtgccggcgccgccaccgccggcgatGGGCCCGACCCCGGCGGGTGTGAGCGCGGCGTATGTGCCTGCGCCCGTACCTGTACAGGCGCGGCCTTGGTCGGGGTCGAGGTCGCCCATCACGTGGGTGAGGTTCGTGGTTGGATTGCTGCTTCTGGTGCTGCTGGGCTACGCGTTCATCGAATGGGGCCTCCCCTTTCTCTCCGAGAAG GTGATCATGCCGATTATTCAATGGGAAGCAAAATCTTTTCGACGTCCCATGTTAGCGGTCGTGATAATTGCTTCTCTAGCACTTTTCCCCATTGTGTTCCTGCCTTCTGGTCCAGCAATGTGGCTAACAGGAATAATTTTCGGCTATGGCTTCGGCTTCTTAATCATCATGGCTGGGATCACCATCGGCATGTCAATACCTTATTGGATTGGCTTATTGTTTCGTGACCGCCTAAAT CTCTGGTTAGAAAAGAGATGGCCACGGCAGATTGCTCTGATTAAACTGGCTGGTGAAGGGAGTTGGTTCCAACAATTCCGTGTGGTTGCATTGCTAAGAATCTCACCATTCCCATATGCACTGCTTAACTACGCCGTAACTGTCACTGAGATGAAGTTCAACCCTTACATTTGTGGGTCGGTTGTTGGGATGATTCCTGATGTGTTCATCAACATCTACAG TGGGCGGCTGATACGCACATTGGCAGAGCTCAACTATCGCAAGCATCGAATGACAATAGTTGAGATAGTGTACAACATTGTCTCTGTTATTGTCGCCGTTGTCTTTGCGATTGGATTTACAATATATGCAAGAAGAGCTCTGGATAACATGGAACGTTCAGGCATCTGTTCCGAACCTGTCGGCGTCCCTGCTTCATCGACTGAGTTCAGAGATAACCTTCAAGGTTGCTCAACTGCACGTTCTGTGCCAATTGATGTTGTATAA
- the LOC112882183 gene encoding anaphase-promoting complex subunit 13 — MSGLEQELGLSLGVLIDVVDEQWMRDTLPAEDIPVPPAMAVKTEDAEDPAPANPESQPAQGDVWRDFALENL; from the exons ATGAGCGGGCTGGAGCAGGAGCTGGGCCTGAGCCTGGGCGTCCTCATCGACGTCGTCGACGAGCAGTGGATGCGCGACACCCTTCCCGCCGAGG ACATCCCCgtgccgccggccatggccgtgAAGACAGAGGACGCCGAGGACCCCGCGCCCGCCA ATCCAGAAAGCCAACCAGCACAAGGGGATGTATGGCGTGATTTTGCCTTGGAAAATCTCTGA